A genomic stretch from Georgenia muralis includes:
- a CDS encoding flavodoxin domain-containing protein, with protein sequence MKVFLTYGTTEGQTAKIADVVADVLRDRGHEITKVDVKDARGAIPDGYDGVILGASIHMGKHDKHVVELAQRNHDVLARVPAAFFSVSLAAYGDPPEAEGYVEQFEQETGWRPGTVGIFGGALLYTQYGFVKRHMMKKIASDKPGSLDTDISRDHVYTEWDGVRRFAEGYAARLELQSASSV encoded by the coding sequence GTGAAGGTCTTCCTCACGTACGGCACGACCGAGGGCCAGACGGCCAAGATCGCCGACGTCGTCGCCGACGTCCTCCGTGACCGCGGCCACGAGATCACCAAGGTCGACGTCAAGGACGCCCGGGGCGCGATACCCGACGGCTACGACGGCGTGATCCTCGGGGCGTCCATCCACATGGGCAAGCACGACAAGCACGTGGTCGAGCTCGCGCAGAGAAACCACGACGTGCTCGCCCGCGTACCCGCGGCGTTCTTCTCGGTCAGCCTCGCTGCCTACGGCGACCCGCCGGAGGCCGAGGGCTACGTCGAGCAGTTCGAGCAGGAGACGGGCTGGCGGCCGGGCACGGTCGGCATCTTCGGCGGGGCGCTGCTCTACACGCAGTACGGCTTCGTCAAGCGGCACATGATGAAGAAGATCGCGAGCGACAAGCCCGGCAGCCTCGACACCGACATCTCCCGCGACCACGTCTACACCGAGTGGGACGGCGTGCGGCGCTTCGCCGAGGGTTACGCCGCCCGGCTCGAGCTGCAGTCCGCGTCCTCGGTGTAG
- a CDS encoding AAA family ATPase: protein MITIFEHYGAGATTVGRRVAEELGLPFHPQAFSSEDLEAGPDAVLRSNAVLATVYSTMGGAYGGFEGRDVVATQQQKYDLVMDNNRAVWAEAAEGGVILGRNGAVILADRPNTVHVLLTGDREDRIARAASEAGITTDQAARRQEREDQVRAEMSKTLYGWDPRLPDRYDLVINTSRIPLDAAADAIVHAARVTTR from the coding sequence GTGATCACCATCTTCGAGCACTACGGTGCCGGCGCCACCACCGTGGGCCGCCGGGTGGCGGAGGAGCTGGGCCTGCCGTTCCACCCCCAGGCCTTCAGCTCCGAGGACCTCGAGGCGGGACCCGACGCCGTCCTGCGGAGCAACGCGGTGCTGGCGACGGTGTACTCGACAATGGGTGGCGCCTACGGCGGCTTCGAGGGCCGCGACGTCGTGGCCACCCAGCAGCAGAAGTACGACCTGGTCATGGACAACAACCGGGCGGTGTGGGCCGAGGCCGCGGAGGGCGGCGTCATCCTCGGACGCAACGGCGCCGTCATCCTGGCCGACCGGCCCAACACCGTGCACGTGCTGCTCACCGGCGACCGCGAGGACCGCATCGCCCGCGCGGCGAGCGAGGCCGGCATCACGACCGACCAGGCCGCCCGGCGTCAGGAGCGGGAGGACCAGGTGCGTGCCGAGATGTCCAAGACCCTGTACGGCTGGGACCCGCGCCTGCCCGACCGGTACGACCTGGTCATCAACACCAGCCGGATCCCGCTGGACGCCGCCGCGGACGCGATCGTCCACGCCGCGCGCGTCACGACGCGCTGA
- a CDS encoding beta-glucosidase: MSSDTTATASDRPWTDTTSPPGDRARALVAAMTLEQKIAQLHGAMETIDIYALTAQAAESGADMDQLAAQIRIERHVAGIEELGIPRFRITNGPVGVGMGDGTPSPPATALPMTIGLAAGFDPELAHQYGTVIGDEAATLGQHVLEGPGVCLHRLPTAGRNFEYFSEDPYLSGVMGVAVARAIQDHGVIAMGKHYAVNDQEYERFRTDVEVDERTLRELYLLPFEMLVKDAGIAAMMSAYNRVRGTYATENRYLLHTVLREEWGFEGYVQSDFWSCRSAAPSINAGMDHEMPDAKWLNEANVKAALHDTSLEIETVDRALVRRYTQMFRLGQFERPYAPGQIDARRNGEVSRRIGEQIAVLLKNENRTLPLEGVGSIVVVGQTTFVDEACLGGGGSSKVDPLYTVRPMDGLREVLDGLGSTVALSKVTVADDLSNLEEARRAAAAADAVVIMAGLVATEGADQDDASMLHDQNRLIGEVGPVNPRTVVVLKDGNPVLMPWIDAVPAVLEVWNQGSEDGHVVADLLLGVVNPSGKLPTTYPRDWADTPFAGHPERYPGTDEGAGYPVIRYTEGLRMGYRWYQSEGITPLFPFGHGLSYTTFELSDLAVRPTTGDGTSPLTVEVTVTNTGDVAGAEVTQVYLGLPEAAAEPPRRLVGFAKVRLEPGASERVRVVVDPGATHHPLSVWDACTHGFVVLPGEYTVHVGTSSADTPLTATVTVG, encoded by the coding sequence ATGTCGAGTGACACCACCGCCACCGCCTCGGACCGGCCCTGGACGGACACGACGTCGCCCCCCGGGGACCGGGCGCGGGCGCTGGTCGCCGCCATGACGCTGGAGCAGAAGATCGCCCAGCTGCACGGGGCGATGGAGACCATCGACATCTACGCGCTGACCGCGCAGGCGGCCGAGAGCGGTGCGGACATGGACCAGCTGGCCGCCCAGATCCGCATCGAACGGCACGTCGCCGGCATCGAGGAGCTCGGCATCCCGCGCTTCCGCATCACCAACGGACCGGTCGGGGTCGGGATGGGTGACGGCACGCCCAGCCCGCCGGCCACCGCGCTGCCGATGACCATCGGCCTCGCGGCCGGGTTCGACCCCGAGCTGGCCCACCAGTACGGCACCGTCATCGGGGACGAGGCGGCCACGCTGGGCCAGCACGTGCTCGAGGGCCCCGGGGTGTGCCTCCACCGGCTCCCGACGGCGGGTCGGAACTTCGAGTACTTCTCCGAGGACCCCTACCTCAGCGGGGTCATGGGCGTGGCGGTCGCCCGGGCGATCCAGGACCACGGCGTCATCGCGATGGGCAAGCACTACGCGGTCAACGACCAGGAGTACGAGCGCTTTCGCACCGACGTCGAGGTCGACGAGCGGACGCTGCGCGAGCTGTACCTCCTGCCGTTCGAGATGCTCGTCAAGGACGCCGGCATCGCCGCGATGATGAGCGCCTACAACCGGGTCCGGGGCACCTACGCGACGGAGAACCGCTACCTCCTGCACACGGTCCTGCGTGAGGAGTGGGGCTTCGAGGGGTACGTGCAGTCCGACTTCTGGTCGTGCCGGTCCGCGGCGCCGTCGATCAACGCCGGAATGGACCACGAGATGCCCGACGCCAAGTGGCTCAACGAGGCCAACGTCAAGGCGGCCCTGCACGACACGAGTCTGGAGATCGAGACGGTCGACCGCGCCCTGGTGCGCCGGTACACCCAGATGTTCCGGCTCGGGCAGTTCGAGCGGCCCTACGCGCCCGGCCAGATCGACGCGCGGCGCAACGGCGAGGTCTCCCGCCGCATCGGCGAGCAGATCGCCGTGCTGCTGAAGAACGAGAACCGGACGCTGCCGCTGGAAGGGGTGGGCAGCATCGTCGTCGTCGGGCAGACCACCTTCGTCGACGAGGCCTGCCTCGGCGGCGGCGGCAGCTCGAAGGTGGACCCCCTGTACACCGTGCGGCCGATGGACGGGCTGCGGGAGGTCCTCGACGGGCTCGGTTCCACCGTCGCCCTGAGCAAGGTCACGGTGGCCGACGACCTGTCCAACCTCGAGGAGGCCAGGAGGGCGGCGGCCGCCGCCGACGCCGTCGTCATCATGGCGGGGCTGGTCGCCACCGAGGGCGCCGACCAGGACGACGCCAGCATGCTCCACGACCAGAACCGGCTCATCGGCGAGGTGGGCCCGGTCAACCCCCGCACCGTCGTCGTCCTCAAGGACGGCAACCCCGTCCTCATGCCCTGGATCGACGCCGTCCCGGCCGTGCTCGAGGTGTGGAACCAGGGCTCGGAGGACGGGCACGTCGTCGCCGACCTCCTTCTCGGCGTCGTCAACCCCTCCGGCAAGCTGCCCACCACCTACCCGCGCGACTGGGCGGACACGCCGTTCGCCGGGCACCCCGAGCGGTACCCCGGCACGGACGAGGGCGCGGGCTACCCGGTCATCCGCTACACCGAGGGTCTGCGGATGGGTTACCGCTGGTACCAGTCGGAGGGGATCACGCCGCTCTTCCCGTTCGGGCACGGGCTGTCCTACACGACGTTCGAGCTCTCGGACCTGGCCGTGCGCCCCACCACGGGCGACGGGACGTCGCCGCTCACGGTCGAGGTGACCGTGACCAACACCGGGGACGTGGCGGGCGCCGAGGTGACCCAGGTCTACCTCGGCCTGCCGGAGGCGGCTGCCGAGCCACCGCGGCGGCTGGTCGGCTTCGCGAAGGTGCGGCTCGAGCCCGGGGCGTCGGAGCGGGTGCGGGTCGTCGTCGACCCGGGGGCGACGCACCACCCGCTGTCGGTGTGGGACGCGTGCACGCACGGCTTCGTCGTGCTGCCGGGGGAGTACACCGTCCACGTGGGCACCTCGAGTGCGGACACGCCCCTGACGGCGACCGTGACGGTCGGCTGA
- a CDS encoding glycoside-pentoside-hexuronide (GPH):cation symporter, producing MDSAVPATGVLTPRKLTTRNYLAYAAGDAANNLSFTMAGFFLILYYTNVVGIEGGVVGTMFLVVRFVDAFTDLFAGRAVDAKKPGKLGKFRPFVLWFSLPLLLTSMAIYSAKTFFPDISGAAAVAYMYITYLLMGSVFYTLVNIAYGSMAPAITQNPLERGKLAAFRGYGASIAILGLAFAIAPQIRANVGNPEALQRSLFLTTAAFVVIGMALYLFLVFNTREQVARPTSPVSMKDSLRTLTTNKPLLWLSLGAVLFLTAVTALSTLGSYIAIYVQQDAQFIAWNILAQTLAILVVGPLIPVIVRTIGKRAGYVSFSAVTIVGAAVLAFSPLGDVPLLGPVAFLLMGLGINGVNTLMWALEADTVEYGEWRTGNRTEGTTYAAFSFTRKMGQALGGFVGGFALTWAGFSAARAAGGETQEEGVAEAIQLWAGGIVATFALLSLLVMVFYPLTEAKFREITADIAARRATSAR from the coding sequence ATGGATTCCGCCGTCCCCGCGACCGGGGTGCTCACACCCCGCAAGCTCACCACGCGCAACTACCTGGCCTACGCGGCGGGCGACGCGGCGAACAACCTCTCCTTCACGATGGCGGGGTTCTTCCTCATCCTCTACTACACCAACGTCGTGGGGATCGAGGGCGGCGTCGTCGGCACGATGTTCCTCGTCGTGCGCTTCGTCGACGCGTTCACCGACCTCTTCGCCGGCCGCGCCGTCGACGCCAAGAAGCCGGGCAAGCTCGGCAAGTTCCGTCCCTTCGTCCTGTGGTTCTCCCTGCCCCTGCTGCTCACGAGCATGGCCATCTACTCGGCGAAGACGTTCTTCCCCGACATCTCCGGCGCCGCCGCGGTCGCCTACATGTACATCACCTACCTGCTCATGGGGTCGGTCTTCTACACGCTGGTCAACATCGCGTACGGCTCGATGGCCCCCGCCATCACCCAGAACCCGCTCGAGCGGGGGAAGCTCGCGGCGTTCCGCGGCTACGGCGCCTCGATCGCCATCCTCGGGCTGGCGTTCGCCATCGCCCCGCAGATCCGCGCGAACGTCGGCAACCCCGAGGCGCTGCAGCGCTCGCTCTTCCTCACCACCGCCGCGTTCGTCGTGATCGGCATGGCGCTGTACCTGTTCCTCGTGTTCAACACCCGCGAGCAGGTCGCCCGGCCAACGTCGCCGGTCTCGATGAAGGACAGCCTGCGCACCCTCACCACCAACAAGCCGCTCCTGTGGCTCTCCCTCGGGGCGGTCCTGTTCCTCACCGCGGTGACGGCGCTGAGCACGCTGGGCTCCTACATCGCCATCTACGTCCAGCAGGACGCGCAGTTCATCGCCTGGAACATCCTCGCCCAGACCCTGGCCATCCTCGTGGTCGGGCCGCTGATCCCGGTCATCGTCCGCACCATCGGCAAGCGCGCCGGCTACGTCTCCTTCAGCGCCGTCACGATCGTCGGCGCCGCCGTGCTGGCGTTCTCCCCGCTCGGCGACGTCCCACTCCTGGGTCCGGTGGCGTTCCTCCTCATGGGGCTGGGCATCAACGGCGTCAACACCCTCATGTGGGCCCTCGAGGCCGACACGGTCGAGTACGGCGAGTGGCGCACCGGCAACCGGACCGAGGGCACCACCTACGCAGCGTTCTCCTTCACCCGGAAGATGGGCCAGGCGCTCGGCGGGTTCGTCGGCGGCTTCGCCCTCACCTGGGCGGGGTTCAGCGCCGCCCGGGCCGCCGGCGGCGAGACCCAGGAGGAGGGGGTCGCCGAGGCGATCCAGCTGTGGGCCGGCGGCATCGTCGCGACCTTCGCCCTGCTGTCGCTGCTCGTCATGGTCTTCTACCCGCTCACCGAGGCGAAGTTCCGCGAGATCACGGCCGACATCGCCGCCCGCCGCGCCACCTCGGCCCGGTAG
- the uidA gene encoding beta-glucuronidase → MLRPQDTATRERKRLDGLWSFALDPDGAGRGARWHTGPLPSASVMAVPASFNDLVTDPAVRDYFGDIWYQRSVRVPRGWADQRVVLNLESATHRAVVWVNDTQVAEHEGGYTPFEADISDLVTPGEEVRITVVVNNTLSFQSIPPGAIEETSSGRKQRYWHDFFNYAGLHRSVWLYSTPRSHVSDITVVTGLDGTTGTVQYTVETAGGADPDGTGRGSGAEVAVVLRDADGAEVAHGTGTTGTLTVPDVHRWAPGDGYLYDLEVRLLDGAATVDSYHLKVGVRTVEVRGSEFLINGEPFAFKGFGMHEDHAVIGKAHNDAHLVHDFELLRWIGANSFRTSHYPYSEDVLEHADRLGVVVIDETAAVGLNMGLGGGIFGGQGYTTFSPDTANDATREVHAQAIRELVARDKNHPCVVLWSIANEPESETEAAEEYFRPLFDVARRADPTRPVGFVNVMLAPHGTCRVSQFGDVLMLNRYYGWYVNTGDLAAAEHDFKAELDAWAGDGKPIIITEYGADTYPGLHSLVPEPWSEEYQVAYLDMSHRVFDSVDAVVGEHVWNFADFATTSGIMRVGGNKKGVFTRDRQPKAAAHALRRRWRGGR, encoded by the coding sequence ATGCTGCGCCCTCAGGACACCGCCACCCGGGAGAGGAAGCGGCTCGACGGCCTGTGGAGCTTCGCCCTCGACCCCGACGGTGCGGGACGCGGCGCCCGCTGGCACACCGGTCCGCTGCCAAGCGCGTCCGTGATGGCGGTGCCGGCCAGCTTCAACGACCTCGTCACCGACCCCGCCGTGCGGGACTACTTCGGCGACATCTGGTACCAGCGCAGCGTCCGCGTGCCCCGGGGCTGGGCGGACCAGCGGGTGGTGCTGAACCTCGAGTCCGCCACGCACCGGGCGGTGGTGTGGGTCAACGACACCCAGGTCGCCGAGCACGAGGGCGGCTACACCCCGTTCGAGGCCGACATCAGCGACCTGGTCACCCCGGGCGAGGAGGTACGGATCACGGTTGTCGTCAACAACACGCTGAGCTTCCAGTCGATCCCACCGGGCGCGATCGAGGAGACCTCCAGCGGGCGGAAGCAGCGCTACTGGCACGACTTCTTCAACTACGCCGGCCTGCACCGCTCGGTCTGGCTCTACAGCACCCCCCGCAGCCACGTCTCCGACATCACCGTCGTCACAGGACTCGACGGCACCACGGGCACGGTGCAGTACACCGTGGAGACCGCGGGCGGGGCCGACCCGGACGGCACGGGCCGCGGGTCCGGCGCGGAGGTCGCCGTCGTCCTGCGCGACGCCGACGGCGCGGAGGTCGCGCACGGCACCGGCACCACCGGCACGCTCACCGTGCCGGACGTCCACCGGTGGGCACCCGGTGACGGCTACCTCTACGACCTCGAGGTCCGGCTGCTCGACGGCGCCGCGACGGTGGACAGCTACCACCTCAAGGTGGGTGTGCGGACCGTGGAGGTCCGCGGCAGCGAGTTCCTCATCAACGGCGAGCCGTTCGCCTTCAAGGGGTTCGGGATGCACGAGGACCACGCCGTCATCGGCAAGGCGCACAACGACGCCCACCTCGTCCACGACTTCGAGCTGCTCCGCTGGATCGGCGCGAACTCCTTCCGCACCTCCCACTACCCCTACTCCGAGGACGTGCTCGAGCACGCCGACCGCCTCGGCGTCGTCGTCATCGACGAGACCGCCGCCGTCGGGCTGAACATGGGCCTCGGTGGCGGCATCTTCGGTGGTCAGGGCTACACCACCTTCTCCCCCGACACCGCCAACGACGCCACCCGGGAGGTCCACGCGCAGGCCATCCGCGAGCTGGTCGCCCGGGACAAGAACCACCCGTGCGTCGTCCTGTGGAGCATCGCCAACGAGCCCGAGTCCGAGACGGAGGCCGCGGAGGAGTACTTCCGTCCCCTCTTCGACGTCGCGCGGAGGGCCGACCCGACACGGCCGGTGGGGTTCGTCAACGTCATGCTCGCCCCCCACGGCACGTGCCGCGTCTCCCAGTTCGGCGACGTGCTCATGCTCAACCGGTACTACGGCTGGTACGTCAACACCGGCGACCTCGCCGCGGCCGAGCACGACTTCAAGGCCGAGCTGGACGCCTGGGCGGGCGACGGCAAGCCCATCATCATCACCGAGTACGGCGCCGACACCTACCCCGGGCTGCACAGCCTGGTCCCCGAGCCGTGGTCCGAGGAGTACCAGGTCGCCTACCTCGACATGAGCCACCGGGTGTTCGACAGCGTCGACGCCGTCGTCGGTGAGCACGTGTGGAACTTCGCCGACTTCGCCACCACGTCCGGGATCATGCGGGTGGGCGGGAACAAGAAGGGCGTCTTCACCCGGGACCGGCAGCCCAAGGCCGCTGCCCACGCCCTGCGCAGGCGCTGGCGCGGCGGGCGGTAG